A window of Pectinophora gossypiella chromosome 12, ilPecGoss1.1, whole genome shotgun sequence contains these coding sequences:
- the LOC126371148 gene encoding mucin-5AC-like isoform X5: MEKFWAVLLMVIAILYLEVDGSAIDPNGITVRSLCKRHALQNGQYKGGWRKGFCHLIPSTSHSSPSSKATEPSKVVLPTHTSTPSVKSRTAPVPVQQTGIHNASSSKYTRQYAVVVTKPSKVVKKTKTHFSTVTATSGSSKDKEFTQILTRIASEVNNLITSKPITNKSYNLHDQNVFKSNKSEKKNTTTATSASTKLKRINQILTKSLLKMTDRITMKPVSNSTHGFLVDNMLNKNASEKNNTRKKMDNTILDNSKLTNDELVIAPMMVSKDGRENNEATDDTTSVTKPSSKKKSCVHQCMYSMSFEFDPVCGNDGITYPNPSWLLCFQICGVSTKFHSRGRCSAYVTRAIIPNFVTPSTIISSTITASEVEACISKCAMRKELKPLCGSDSVTYSNPERLMCAQTCGVDVKLLYQGACTSNKLLQKRQTSNAVYLKPSTSVDQCISHCMVMPDNEPVCGTNGVTYKNIGLLTCVKNCGLDVSLQSQGRCSSQPPTPKPMPTPAPTPAPKPTPPPKPTPLPKPTPPPKPTPPPKPTPPPKPTPPPKPTPPPKPTPTPMPTPKPTPTPAPSPTTQSSAVIRNCINNCPVTQEYNPVCGTDGVTYNNIGKLTCAQRCGVDVTLLRQQPCPKPTTKTPVVDPVTPTEAPPVTTKSPIVIRNCINNCPVTQEYNPVCGTDGVTYNNIGKLTCAQRCGVDVTLVRRQPCPKPTAKTPVVDPVTPTGAPPLTTKSPILIRNCINNCPVTQEYNPVCGTDGVTYNNIGKLTCAQLCGVDVTLSIRTPCPRKLAIRSTSLEMEKDTETFTNEPDVSISTANMVIIDCIRHCDATKEYNPVCGTDGVTYPNSDLLDCARRCGIDVNPLSKGPCSSISTIRPSVPFENDNDPVFPTAEPDVSSSTANMVIRDCIGHCDATKEYNPVCGTDGVTYPNPSLLVCAQECGVDVNRHSEGPCSSISTIRPSVPFENDNDPIAPTAEPDVSSSTANMVISDCIRHCDATKEYNPVCGTDGVTYPNPGLLVCAQECGVDVNRHSEGPCSSISTISPSVPFENDNDPVAATAEPKVSSSTANIVIRDCIRFCDASKEYNPVCGTDGVTYSNPDLLDCARRCGVDVSLQSKGPCPSKSTLEEEIDSLKSIISKLTSAVELRECIRKCPVTSEYNPVCGTDGVTYNNPGRLLCVSYCGLGVSVRALGPCPVTPPIPSTPDTITKSPAEISRCMRYCPVTSEFNPVCGTDGVTYSNPGRLLCASDCGAVVKQIAQGPCLARPPTTPIPIDEEKDPSKTTNTPDITTKSPAEISRCMRYCPVTSEFNPVCGTDGVTYSNPGRLLCASDCGAVVKQIAQGPCLARPPTTPTPIEEEKDPSKTTNTPDITTKSPAEISRCMRYCPVTSEFNPVCGTDGVTYSNPGRLLCASDCGADVKQKSRGPCLAVFTTTSTMKPDVCYPCE; encoded by the exons ATGGAGAAATTTTGGGCTGTATTGTTGATGGTTATCG CGATTTTGTATTTAGAAGTTGATGGTTCGGCGATAGATCCAAATGGTATAACTGTCCGTAGTTTATGTAAACGACACGCTTTACAAAATGGCCAATATAAAGGAGGATGGAGAAAAGGTTTTTGTCATTTAATTCCGAGTACATCACATTCAAGTCCATCAAGTAAAGCTACAGAACCTTCAAAGGTAGTATTACCTACTCACACAAGCACACCATCTGTTAAAAGTCGTACTGCACCAGTTCCTGTACAACAAACAGGCATACATAATGCATCTTCAAGCAAATATACACGCCAATATGCAGTAGTTGTAACTAAACCAAGTAAAGttgttaaaaaaactaaaacacatttttcaacCGTGACTGCTACATCTGGTTCATCGAAGGATAAAGAGTTTACCCAAATATTAACGAGGATAGCATCCGAAGTGAATAATCTAATTACGTCTAAGCCGATTACAAACAAAAGTTACAATTTACATGATCAGAATGTTTTTAAGAGTAATAAATCAGAAAAGAAGAATACCACAACTGCTACATCTGCTTCAACAAAACTTAAACGGATAAACCAAATATTAACAAAGTCTTTATTAAAAATGACTGATCGAATTACAATGAAACCGGTTTCAAACAGCACTCACGGTTTCCTTGTTGATAATATGTTGAATAAAAACGcatcagaaaaaaataataccagAAAGAAAATGGACAATACCATTCTAGATAATTCAAAATTGACGAATGACGAACTTGTGATTGCGCCTATGATGGTTTCGAAAGATGGTCGTGAGAATAATGAGGCAACAGATGATACTACATcagt GACTAAACCAAGCAGTAAGAAAAAGAGCTGCGTCCACCAATGTATGTATTCAATGTCATTTGAGTTCGATCCAGTATGTGGAAATGATGGCATCACCTACCCTAATCCGTCGTGGCTACTTTGCTTTCAAATATGCGGAGTCA GTACCAAATTCCATTCTAGAGGTCGTTGCTCAGCGTACGTTACCCGTGCAATTATACCAAATTTTGTAACGCCTTCAACTATTAT TTCTAGCACGATAACAGCATCCGAGGTCGAGGCATGTATTAGCAAGTGTGCTATGAGGAAAGAGCTGAAACCTTTATGCGGCTCTGATAGCGTGACTTACTCCAACCCTGAACGGCTGATGTGCGCACAAACCTGCGGTGTTG ATGTCAAGTTGTTGTATCAAGGAGCGTGCACTTCAAACAAATTGCTGCAGAAGAGACAAACATCAAATGCGGT GTATCTGAAGCCGTCCACTTCAGTGGACCAGTGCATCAGCCATTGTATGGTAATGCCTGACAATGAGCCTGTGTGTGGCACCAACGGTGTCACTTACAAAAACATTGGATTACTGACCTGCGTCAAAAACTGCGGCCTGG ACGTAAGTTTGCAGTCACAAGGGCGTTGCTCTTCGCAGCCACCAACACCTAAGCCTATGCCTACACCTGCACCTACTCCTGCACCTAAACCTACACCACCACCTAAACCTACACCACTACCTAAACCTACACCACCACCTAAACCTACACCACCACCTAAACCTACACCACCACCTAAACCTACACCACCACCTAAACCTACACCACCACCTAAACCTACACCTACTCCTATGCCTACACCTAAACCGACACCTACTCCAGCACCTAGCCC TACTACACAATCTTCTGCTGTGATAAGAAATTGTATCAACAACTGTCCCGTGACACAAGAGTACAACCCTGTGTGTGGCACTGACGGTGTGACATACAACAACATCGGTAAACTGACCTGTGCACAGCGGTGTGGTGTTG ATGTAACACTGTTAAGACAACAACCTTGTCCTAAACCGACAACGAAAACTCCGGTTGTGGATCCCGTGACGCCTACAGAAGCGCCTCCtgt GACTACGAAGTCCCCTATCGTGATAAGAAATTGTATCAACAACTGTCCCGTTACACAAGAGTACAACCCTGTGTGCGGTACTGACGGTGTGACATACAATAACATCGGGAAACTGACCTGTGCACAGCGGTGTGGTGTTG ATGTGACATTGGTGAGACGACAACCTTGTCCTAAACCGACAGCGAAAACTCCGGTTGTGGATCCTGTAACGCCTACAGGGGCACCTCcttt GACTACGAAGTCCCCTATCCTGATAAGAAATTGTATCAACAACTGTCCCGTGACACAAGAGTACAACCCTGTGTGTGGCACTGACGGTGTGACATACAACAACATCGGAAAACTGACCTGTGCGCAGTTGTGTGGTGTTG ATGTCACACTATCGATACGAACACCGTGTCCTCGTAAGCTTGCAATTAGATCTACCTCTCTAGAAATGGAAAAAGATACAGAAACGTTTACAAATGAGCCCGATGT TAGCATTTCGACGGCCAACATGGTGATTATAGACTGTATCCGACATTGTGATGCCACGAAGGAGTATAACCCTGTGTGTGGCACTGACGGAGTCACATACCCTAACTCTGACTTGCTAGACTGTGCTCGTAGATGTGGCATAG ACGTCAACCCGCTTTCGAAAGGACCCTGCTCTTCCATATCAACAATCAGACCATCTGTTCCATTCGAGAATGACAACGATCCAGTATTTCCCACTGCGGAACCTGATGT TAGCAGTTCGACGGCCAATATGGTGATCAGAGACTGTATCGGACATTGTGATGCCACGAAAGAGTACAATCCTGTGTGCGGCACTGACGGAGTCACATACCCTAATCCTAGCTTACTTGTCTGTGCTCAGGAATGTGGCGTGG ACGTCAACCGTCACTCGGAAGGACCCTGCTCTTCCATATCAACAATCAGACCATCTGTTCCATTCGAGAACGACAACGATCCAATAGCTCCCACTGCAGAACCCGATGT caGCAGTTCGACGGCTAATATGGTGATTAGTGACTGTATCCGACATTGTGATGCCACGAAGGAGTACAATCCTGTGTGTGGCACTGACGGGGTCACGTACCCTAATCCTGGCTTGCTTGTCTGTGCTCAGGAATGTGGCGTGG ACGTCAACCGGCACTCGGAAGGACCCTGCTCTTCCATATCAACAATCAGTCCATCTGTTCCATTCGAGAATGACAACGATCCAGTAGCTGCCACTGCTGAACCTAAAGT CAGCAGTTCGACAGCCAACATCGTGATTAGAGATTGCATCCGCTTTTGTGATGCTTCAAAGGAATATAACCCTGTGTGCGGCACTGACGGGGTCACATACTCTAATCCTGACTTGTTAGACTGTGCTCGGAGATGTGGCGTGG ACGTCAGCCTGCAGTCAAAAGGACCTTGTCCTTCCAAATCTACCCTTGAAGAAGAAATAGATTCATTAAAATCAAT TATTTCTAAATTGACATCAGCTGTAGAACTAAGAGAGTGTATCCGCAAGTGTCCCGTGACGTCAGAGTACAACCCTGTGTGTGGCACTGACGGCGTGACGTACAACAATCCTGGTCGACTGCTCTGTGTTAGTTACTGCGGTttag GTGTGAGTGTGAGGGCGCTAGGACCTTGTCCAGTTACGCCACCTATTCCGTCAACACCTGACAC AATTACAAAGTCCCCTGCGGAGATATCTCGATGCATGCGCTACTGTCCCGTGACGTCAGAGTTCAACCCTGTGTGCGGCACTGACGGTGTCACGTACAGTAACCCCGGTCGACTGCTCTGTGCTAGCGACTGCGGTGCGG ttgTGAAGCAGATAGCGCAAGGGCCTTGCCTAGCCAGGCCACCCACTACGCCAATCCCAATCGACGAAGAAAAGGACCCGTCAAAAACCACAAACACACCTGACAT AACTACGAAATCCCCTGCGGAGATATCTCGATGCATGCGCTACTGTCCCGTGACGTCAGAGTTCAACCCTGTGTGCGGCACTGACGGTGTCACGTACAGTAACCCCGGTCGACTGCTCTGTGCTAGCGACTGTGGTGCCG ttgTGAAGCAGATAGCGCAAGGGCCTTGCCTAGCCAGGCCACCCACTACGCCAACCCCAATCGAAGAAGAAAAGGACCCTTCAAAAACCACAAACACACCTGACAT AACTACGAAGTCCCCTGCGGAGATATCTCGATGCATGCGCTACTGTCCCGTGACGTCAGAGTTCAACCCTGTGTGCGGCACTGACGGTGTCACGTACAGTAACCCCGGTCGACTGCTCTGTGCTAGCGACTGCGGTGCGG ATGTGAAGCAGAAATCTCGGGGGCCTTGTCTTGCGGTGTTCACGACAACATCGACTATGAAACCTGATGT atGTTACCCTTGTGAGTGA
- the LOC126371148 gene encoding mucin-5AC-like isoform X10: MEKFWAVLLMVIAILYLEVDGSAIDPNGITVRSLCKRHALQNGQYKGGWRKGFCHLIPSTSHSSPSSKATEPSKVVLPTHTSTPSVKSRTAPVPVQQTGIHNASSSKYTRQYAVVVTKPSKVVKKTKTHFSTVTATSGSSKDKEFTQILTRIASEVNNLITSKPITNKSYNLHDQNVFKSNKSEKKNTTTATSASTKLKRINQILTKSLLKMTDRITMKPVSNSTHGFLVDNMLNKNASEKNNTRKKMDNTILDNSKLTNDELVIAPMMVSKDGRENNEATDDTTSVTKPSSKKKSCVHQCMYSMSFEFDPVCGNDGITYPNPSWLLCFQICGVSTKFHSRGRCSAYVTRAIIPNFVTPSTIISSTITASEVEACISKCAMRKELKPLCGSDSVTYSNPERLMCAQTCGVDVKLLYQGACTSNKLLQKRQTSNAVYLKPSTSVDQCISHCMVMPDNEPVCGTNGVTYKNIGLLTCVKNCGLDVSLQSQGRCSSQPPTPKPMPTPAPTPAPKPTPPPKPTPLPKPTPPPKPTPPPKPTPPPKPTPPPKPTPPPKPTPTPMPTPKPTPTPAPSPTTQSSAVIRNCINNCPVTQEYNPVCGTDGVTYNNIGKLTCAQRCGVDVTLLRQQPCPKPTTKTPVVDPVTPTEAPPVTTKSPIVIRNCINNCPVTQEYNPVCGTDGVTYNNIGKLTCAQRCGVDVTLVRRQPCPKPTAKTPVVDPVTPTGAPPLTTKSPILIRNCINNCPVTQEYNPVCGTDGVTYNNIGKLTCAQLCGVDVTLSIRTPCPRKLAIRSTSLEMEKDTETFTNEPDVSISTANMVIIDCIRHCDATKEYNPVCGTDGVTYPNSDLLDCARRCGIDVNPLSKGPCSSISTIRPSVPFENDNDPVFPTAEPDVSSSTANMVIRDCIGHCDATKEYNPVCGTDGVTYPNPSLLVCAQECGVDVNRHSEGPCSSISTIRPSVPFENDNDPIAPTAEPDVSSSTANMVISDCIRHCDATKEYNPVCGTDGVTYPNPGLLVCAQECGVDVNRHSEGPCSSISTISPSVPFENDNDPVAATAEPKVSSSTANIVIRDCIRFCDASKEYNPVCGTDGVTYSNPDLLDCARRCGVDVSLQSKGPCPSKSTLEEEIDSLKSIISKLTSAVELRECIRKCPVTSEYNPVCGTDGVTYNNPGRLLCVSYCGLGVSVRALGPCPVTPPIPSTPDTITKSPAEISRCMRYCPVTSEFNPVCGTDGVTYSNPGRLLCASDCGAVVKQIAQGPCLARPPTTPIPIDEEKDPSKTTNTPDITTKSPAEISRCMRYCPVTSEFNPVCGTDGVTYSNPGRLLCASDCGADVKQKSRGPCLAVFTTTSTMKPDVCYPCE, encoded by the exons ATGGAGAAATTTTGGGCTGTATTGTTGATGGTTATCG CGATTTTGTATTTAGAAGTTGATGGTTCGGCGATAGATCCAAATGGTATAACTGTCCGTAGTTTATGTAAACGACACGCTTTACAAAATGGCCAATATAAAGGAGGATGGAGAAAAGGTTTTTGTCATTTAATTCCGAGTACATCACATTCAAGTCCATCAAGTAAAGCTACAGAACCTTCAAAGGTAGTATTACCTACTCACACAAGCACACCATCTGTTAAAAGTCGTACTGCACCAGTTCCTGTACAACAAACAGGCATACATAATGCATCTTCAAGCAAATATACACGCCAATATGCAGTAGTTGTAACTAAACCAAGTAAAGttgttaaaaaaactaaaacacatttttcaacCGTGACTGCTACATCTGGTTCATCGAAGGATAAAGAGTTTACCCAAATATTAACGAGGATAGCATCCGAAGTGAATAATCTAATTACGTCTAAGCCGATTACAAACAAAAGTTACAATTTACATGATCAGAATGTTTTTAAGAGTAATAAATCAGAAAAGAAGAATACCACAACTGCTACATCTGCTTCAACAAAACTTAAACGGATAAACCAAATATTAACAAAGTCTTTATTAAAAATGACTGATCGAATTACAATGAAACCGGTTTCAAACAGCACTCACGGTTTCCTTGTTGATAATATGTTGAATAAAAACGcatcagaaaaaaataataccagAAAGAAAATGGACAATACCATTCTAGATAATTCAAAATTGACGAATGACGAACTTGTGATTGCGCCTATGATGGTTTCGAAAGATGGTCGTGAGAATAATGAGGCAACAGATGATACTACATcagt GACTAAACCAAGCAGTAAGAAAAAGAGCTGCGTCCACCAATGTATGTATTCAATGTCATTTGAGTTCGATCCAGTATGTGGAAATGATGGCATCACCTACCCTAATCCGTCGTGGCTACTTTGCTTTCAAATATGCGGAGTCA GTACCAAATTCCATTCTAGAGGTCGTTGCTCAGCGTACGTTACCCGTGCAATTATACCAAATTTTGTAACGCCTTCAACTATTAT TTCTAGCACGATAACAGCATCCGAGGTCGAGGCATGTATTAGCAAGTGTGCTATGAGGAAAGAGCTGAAACCTTTATGCGGCTCTGATAGCGTGACTTACTCCAACCCTGAACGGCTGATGTGCGCACAAACCTGCGGTGTTG ATGTCAAGTTGTTGTATCAAGGAGCGTGCACTTCAAACAAATTGCTGCAGAAGAGACAAACATCAAATGCGGT GTATCTGAAGCCGTCCACTTCAGTGGACCAGTGCATCAGCCATTGTATGGTAATGCCTGACAATGAGCCTGTGTGTGGCACCAACGGTGTCACTTACAAAAACATTGGATTACTGACCTGCGTCAAAAACTGCGGCCTGG ACGTAAGTTTGCAGTCACAAGGGCGTTGCTCTTCGCAGCCACCAACACCTAAGCCTATGCCTACACCTGCACCTACTCCTGCACCTAAACCTACACCACCACCTAAACCTACACCACTACCTAAACCTACACCACCACCTAAACCTACACCACCACCTAAACCTACACCACCACCTAAACCTACACCACCACCTAAACCTACACCACCACCTAAACCTACACCTACTCCTATGCCTACACCTAAACCGACACCTACTCCAGCACCTAGCCC TACTACACAATCTTCTGCTGTGATAAGAAATTGTATCAACAACTGTCCCGTGACACAAGAGTACAACCCTGTGTGTGGCACTGACGGTGTGACATACAACAACATCGGTAAACTGACCTGTGCACAGCGGTGTGGTGTTG ATGTAACACTGTTAAGACAACAACCTTGTCCTAAACCGACAACGAAAACTCCGGTTGTGGATCCCGTGACGCCTACAGAAGCGCCTCCtgt GACTACGAAGTCCCCTATCGTGATAAGAAATTGTATCAACAACTGTCCCGTTACACAAGAGTACAACCCTGTGTGCGGTACTGACGGTGTGACATACAATAACATCGGGAAACTGACCTGTGCACAGCGGTGTGGTGTTG ATGTGACATTGGTGAGACGACAACCTTGTCCTAAACCGACAGCGAAAACTCCGGTTGTGGATCCTGTAACGCCTACAGGGGCACCTCcttt GACTACGAAGTCCCCTATCCTGATAAGAAATTGTATCAACAACTGTCCCGTGACACAAGAGTACAACCCTGTGTGTGGCACTGACGGTGTGACATACAACAACATCGGAAAACTGACCTGTGCGCAGTTGTGTGGTGTTG ATGTCACACTATCGATACGAACACCGTGTCCTCGTAAGCTTGCAATTAGATCTACCTCTCTAGAAATGGAAAAAGATACAGAAACGTTTACAAATGAGCCCGATGT TAGCATTTCGACGGCCAACATGGTGATTATAGACTGTATCCGACATTGTGATGCCACGAAGGAGTATAACCCTGTGTGTGGCACTGACGGAGTCACATACCCTAACTCTGACTTGCTAGACTGTGCTCGTAGATGTGGCATAG ACGTCAACCCGCTTTCGAAAGGACCCTGCTCTTCCATATCAACAATCAGACCATCTGTTCCATTCGAGAATGACAACGATCCAGTATTTCCCACTGCGGAACCTGATGT TAGCAGTTCGACGGCCAATATGGTGATCAGAGACTGTATCGGACATTGTGATGCCACGAAAGAGTACAATCCTGTGTGCGGCACTGACGGAGTCACATACCCTAATCCTAGCTTACTTGTCTGTGCTCAGGAATGTGGCGTGG ACGTCAACCGTCACTCGGAAGGACCCTGCTCTTCCATATCAACAATCAGACCATCTGTTCCATTCGAGAACGACAACGATCCAATAGCTCCCACTGCAGAACCCGATGT caGCAGTTCGACGGCTAATATGGTGATTAGTGACTGTATCCGACATTGTGATGCCACGAAGGAGTACAATCCTGTGTGTGGCACTGACGGGGTCACGTACCCTAATCCTGGCTTGCTTGTCTGTGCTCAGGAATGTGGCGTGG ACGTCAACCGGCACTCGGAAGGACCCTGCTCTTCCATATCAACAATCAGTCCATCTGTTCCATTCGAGAATGACAACGATCCAGTAGCTGCCACTGCTGAACCTAAAGT CAGCAGTTCGACAGCCAACATCGTGATTAGAGATTGCATCCGCTTTTGTGATGCTTCAAAGGAATATAACCCTGTGTGCGGCACTGACGGGGTCACATACTCTAATCCTGACTTGTTAGACTGTGCTCGGAGATGTGGCGTGG ACGTCAGCCTGCAGTCAAAAGGACCTTGTCCTTCCAAATCTACCCTTGAAGAAGAAATAGATTCATTAAAATCAAT TATTTCTAAATTGACATCAGCTGTAGAACTAAGAGAGTGTATCCGCAAGTGTCCCGTGACGTCAGAGTACAACCCTGTGTGTGGCACTGACGGCGTGACGTACAACAATCCTGGTCGACTGCTCTGTGTTAGTTACTGCGGTttag GTGTGAGTGTGAGGGCGCTAGGACCTTGTCCAGTTACGCCACCTATTCCGTCAACACCTGACAC AATTACAAAGTCCCCTGCGGAGATATCTCGATGCATGCGCTACTGTCCCGTGACGTCAGAGTTCAACCCTGTGTGCGGCACTGACGGTGTCACGTACAGTAACCCCGGTCGACTGCTCTGTGCTAGCGACTGCGGTGCGG ttgTGAAGCAGATAGCGCAAGGGCCTTGCCTAGCCAGGCCACCCACTACGCCAATCCCAATCGACGAAGAAAAGGACCCGTCAAAAACCACAAACACACCTGACAT AACTACGAAGTCCCCTGCGGAGATATCTCGATGCATGCGCTACTGTCCCGTGACGTCAGAGTTCAACCCTGTGTGCGGCACTGACGGTGTCACGTACAGTAACCCCGGTCGACTGCTCTGTGCTAGCGACTGCGGTGCGG ATGTGAAGCAGAAATCTCGGGGGCCTTGTCTTGCGGTGTTCACGACAACATCGACTATGAAACCTGATGT atGTTACCCTTGTGAGTGA